In Chrysemys picta bellii isolate R12L10 chromosome 3, ASM1138683v2, whole genome shotgun sequence, a single genomic region encodes these proteins:
- the GCM1 gene encoding chorion-specific transcription factor GCMa codes for MLKAADDIMDQEDSTSQSGEMTSWDINDIKLPQDVKQTDWFQEWPDSYVKHIYSSDDKNAQRHLSSWAMRNTNNHNSRILKKSCLGVVVCSNDCSAADGRKIYLRPAICDKARQKQQRKCCPNCSGPLKLISCRGHGGYPVTNFWRHEGPFIFFQSKGAHDHPRPETKLEAEARRSIQKAQTAVSPTSPRLKRCREVESLTGEMQSQEAWPLLLSNQENYVSPCSFNGHLIDKNPQEQIINNCLSLAKNYGFGRSPYLTEHSQDIGSNKYYEKCKEIGSREHDSRDLSGPSVCNMYADYGEPQPWNKNTTLERNPCTDKCCNGSPLSLADLDCEIVSSQNCMDSSIQHVPNIPPTTKAGYHPSRPNPGLSGDDFYEGKLHVNYNSSYIPSSFYHLSSEDPYLIMNSAHHHQQPSPLTKRNEWDFEEERKYTNLDYCNNEMIFSLYPLR; via the exons GATGTGAAACAAACAGATTGGTTTCAGGAATGGCCAGATTCCTATGTAAAGCATATCTATAGCTCGGATGATAAAAATGCTCAGAGGCACCTGAGTAGCTGGGCAATGAGAAACACCAATAACCACAACTCTCGCATCTTAAAAAAGTCCTGCCTTGGGGTAGTGGTCTGCAGCAATGACTGCTCAGCTGCAGATGGGAGGAAGATATATCTGAGACCAGCCATATGTGATAAAGCCAGGCAAAAACAGCAAC GGAAATGCTGTCCAAACTGCAGTGGACCTTTAAAGCTTATTTCCTGTCGAGGCCATGGTGGGTACCCTGTCACCAACTTCTGGAGGCATGAAGGGCCATTCATATTTTTTCAG TCTAAGGGGGCCCATGATCACCCCAGGCCAGAAACAAAACTAGAAGCAGAAGCAAGAAGATCAATACAGAAAGCACAGACAGCTGTTTCTCCCACCTCTCCAAGACTAAAAAGATGTCGGGAGGTTGAG tCCCTGACAGGTGAGATGCAAAGTCAAGAAGCTTGGCCTTTACTTCTTTCCAATCAGGAAAACTACGTATCACCCTGTAGTTTTAATGGACATTTAATAGATAAAAACCCTCAagagcaaataataaataattgtttGTCTCTTGCCAAAAACTATGGTTTTGGAAGATCCCCTTACCTAACAGAACACTCTCAGGACATAGGATCTAACAAATACTATGAGAAGTGCAAAGAAATTGGCAGCAGAGAGCATGACAGCAGAGACCTGTCTGGACCTTCTGTGTGCAATATGTATGCTGACTACGGAGAGCCACAACCCTGGAATAAGAACACTACCCTAGAAAGGAATCCATGTACTGACAAGTGTTGCAATGGTTCTCCTTTATCTTTGGCTGATCTGGATTGTGAAATTGTTTCTTCACAAAACTGTATGGACTCCAGTATCCAACATGTTCCCAATATACCACCTACAACAAAGGCTGGCTACCATCCTTCCAGGCCTAATCCAGGCCTGTCTGGAGATGATTTTTATGAAGGGAAATTGCATGTGAATTACAACAGCAGCTACATCCCTTCCTCTTTCTACCATCTCTCTTCGGAGGATCCCTACCTCATTATGAATTCTGCACATCACCATCAACAGCCTTCGCCACTCACGAAAAGAAACGAATGGGActttgaagaagaaagaaaatacaccAATCTGGATTACTGCAACAATGAAATGATTTTTAGTCTCTATCCTTTACGATGA